A window from Henckelia pumila isolate YLH828 unplaced genomic scaffold, ASM3356847v2 CTG_466, whole genome shotgun sequence encodes these proteins:
- the LOC140872639 gene encoding uncharacterized protein: MDVVMEEVLKLLEVGVIYHIPDSEWVSSVQAVPKKTGIMVRIRTRQHSHARLEPLLTGVCPSDSATHQPYSSGVWCVETNLVLNSEKCHFMVEQGVVLGHVVSSNGIEADKAKVDIIQYLPFHTCVREVHFFLDMQVFIRAFRYLMANKEARTRLIRWIMLLSEFDLEIKDKRGTENRVADHLSRLV; encoded by the exons ATGGATGTGGTGATGGAAGAAGTCCTCAAGCTTCTTGAAGTTGGAGTAATTTATCATATTCCAGATAGTGAGTGGGTGAGCTCGGTTCAGGCTGTTCCCAAGAAGACAGGAATTATGGTG AGGATCAGGACAAGACAACATTCACATGCCCGTTTGGAACCTTTGCTTACCGGCGTATGCCCTTCGGACTCTGCAACGCACCAGCCATATTCCAGCGGTGTATG GTGTGTAGAAACTAACCTTGtgttaaattctgaaaaatgtcactttatggttgAACAAGGTGTAGTTTTGGGTCATGTTGTCTCTTCAAATGGTATTGAGGCAGATAAAGCTAAAGTTGATATCATTCAATATTTACCGTTCCACActtgtgtgcgggaagtgcatTTTTTCTTGGACATGCAGGTTTTTATAAGAG CTTTTCGCTATCTGATGGCAAATAAGGAGGCAAGAACaagattaataagatggataaTGCTcttgagtgaatttgacttgGAAATTAAGGACAAACGAGGGACGGAGAATCGAGTGGCGGATCACTTGAGCCGTTTAGTCTGA
- the LOC140872594 gene encoding plastid division protein PDV1-like, which translates to MEAEEIESALAKLCDLHDKLSDAIHSISRAHFLSSVRNPRNKKSPDDPDRETGAGFVFSKDFRVVDGESAVQEAKSLYAIRTALENLEDQLEFFHTVQTQQRAERDSALARLEQSRIFLAVALSDYQGKKCKVIEEAKALVGDVQNASHLVSPGHLFGSAPYPSGENFSLQKGERPNPLINFFFSTLSFVSKSLKLDHTVGILGNAALLAISMLAFVQMSRDHSTFDTETTQVFHTLDQTSSARLTKLDVFMARG; encoded by the exons ATGGAGGCGGAGGAGATCGAATCCGCGCTCGCAAAACTGTGTGATTTGCATGATAAGCTCAGCGATGCGATTCACTCGATTTCGCGAGCTCATTTCCTCAGCTCCGTCAGAAATCCTCGAAACAAGAAATCTCCCGATGATCCTGACCGGGAAACGGGTGCCGGATTCGTGTTCTCGAAGGATTTCCGGGTTGTTGATGGTGAATCCGCGGTTCAAGAGGCCAAGAGTTTGTACGCTATTCGTACCGCCCTCGAGAATCTCGAAGACCAGCTAGAGTTCTTCCAT ACAGTACAAACACAACAGCGTGCTGAGAGAGATTCTGCTCTTGCTCGCTTAGAGCAAAGCCGCATTTTCCTTGCAGTGGCATTGTCTGATTATCAAGGTAAGAAGTGCAAAGTAATCgaagaagcaaaagctttgGTGGGTGATGTCCAAAATGCCAGTCACTTAGTTTCGCCCGGTCATCTCTTTGGTTCAGCACCATATCCCTCTGGTGAGAACTTCTCACTGCAGAAAGGGGAGAGGCCAAATCCCCTCATAAACTTCTTTTTCTCTACATTATCTTTCGTTTCCAAGTCTCTGAAATTAGATCATACGGTTGGGATTCTGGGGAATGCCGCCTTGCTAGCTATCAGCATGCTTGCGTTTGTGCAAATGAGTCGAGATCATTCCACTTTTGACACAGAAACGACACAGGTTTTTCACACACTGGATCAAACTTCCAGTGCTCGTTTAACCAAGTTGGACGTTTTTATGGCTAGAGGTTAA